From a single Ischnura elegans chromosome 7, ioIscEleg1.1, whole genome shotgun sequence genomic region:
- the LOC124162857 gene encoding protein ALP1-like → MFEIDEDTAMYLGIMLMTSGYMLYKRRKRWYNRRWWVRPINQDREQRGAYSNIFAAMRTMDEEEFFKYTRMSRRQFDTLVKLLTPLLKKRSQRKALSVGQRLAMTLKYLAHGGSTSALGWEYYVAKSTAQKVLKETCQAIWRALSPKYLKRPQEEDWRRIADGFHSKWNLPNCVGAIDGKHIAIQAPSNAGSLFFNYKKTHSIVLMAACDAEYNFTLIDIGAYGSQSDGGIFSRVIGRAVETGDIVFPPPEVIPGMAQEMPYYLVGDAAFPQRKWLMRPYPGRSLSLQKSIFNYRLSRGRRTIENAFGILASRWRILRSVMVAQPDTVEAYVSACVCLHNFIKSETCGSRFYCPPNYVDSENNGVVNEGNWRLEMAALRGVGRLGANIATRVAYELRDMLANYFITREGEVPWQYHKVTSIN, encoded by the exons atgttcgaaattGACGAGGATACGGCCATGTACCTTGGTATCATGTTAATGACATCAGGGTACATGCTGTACAAAAGAAGAAAACGGTGGTACAACAGGAGGTGGTGGGTTAGGCCGATTAATCAAGATCGGGAGCAACGAGGGGCATATTCCAACATTTTCGCGGCTATGCGGACCATGGACGAGGAGGAGTTTTTTAAATACACAAGGATGAGTCGAAGGCAATTCGACACATTAGTGAAACTCTTGACTCCGTTGCTCAAGAAAAGAAGCCAGAGGAAAGCTCTTTCCGTTGGTCAGAGACTGGCGATGACTCTTAA ATACTTGGCACATGGAGGTAGCACAAGTGCACTGGGGTGGGAGTACTACGTGGCTAAGTCGACTGCACAAAAGGTGCTGAAGGAGACATGCCAAGCCATTTGGAGAGCTCTCTCTCCAAAGTATTTGAAGAGACCTCAGGAGGAAGACTGGCGACGCATTGCAGACGGCTTTCATTCAAAATGGAACCTCCCCAATTGCGTTGGTGCTATTGACGGCAAGCATATTGCCATACAGGCACCCAGCAATGctggaagtttattttttaattataaaaaaacgcaTAGCATAGTGTTGATGGCTGCCTGTGATGCTGAATACAACTTCACGCTCATTGATATTGGAGCATATG GTTCCCAAAGTGATGGAGGAATATTTTCAAGGGTTATCGGTAGAGCTGTGGAAACAGGTGACATTGTTTTCCCTCCTCCTGAGGTAATTCCAGGTATGGCCCAGGAGATGCCATATTACCTTGTGGGAGATGCTGCCTTTCCTCAACGGAAGTGGTTGATGAGGCCATATCCTGGAAGGAGCCTGAGCCtgcaaaaatcaattttcaactaCAGGCTCTCTCGGGGCAGGAGAACGATAGAAAATGCCTTTGGCATTTTAGCTTCGAGGTGGAGAATTCTTAGAAGTGTTATGGTTGCACAGCCTGACACTGTGGAGGCATATGTGTCAGCTTGTGTGTGCCTTCATAACTTTATCAAAAGTGAAACTTGTGGCTCAAGATTTTATTGTCCCCCAAATTATGTTGATTCCGAAAATAATGGTGTGGTGAATGAGGGAAACTGGCGACTGGAGATGGCAGCATTGAGAGGTGTTGGGAGATTAGGGGCCAATATAGCCACCAGGGTGGCATATGAACTCAGGGACATGCTGGCTAATTATTTCATTACAAGGGAGGGAGAGGTACCTTGGCAATATCACAAGGTAACCAGCATAAACTGA
- the LOC124162858 gene encoding uncharacterized protein LOC124162858: protein MENDELLIDLVKNYPVLYDRSRKEFRDTSLKDRVWASIGEVLKASGQDCSSRWGTLRDRFVRELKADSSGLPSGSGAMPRRGWPLKEAMMWLQPFIRARKTFGNCRDPINSPLLTLSDSPELPPSPKPSLPLSSPTSFELTESSSPSSASLTIPVSAPSPDTISIGSPSPEHTPQSFSPSPDTFSLRKRKQGADLETALVSSLSGFSKYLSEKKAKKDEEDENDLFCRSLLSNLRRLSSKQQNQAKRKLLEVRKVSLRKHSHYYFQMDTMYLAVLTFICKMKRKAMLH from the exons atggAGAATGACGAGTTACTAATTGATCTGGTAAAAAACTACCCGGTGTTGTATGACCGGAGCAGAAAGGAATTCCGGGACACTTCCCTGAAAGACAGGGTGTGGGCTTCCATAGGTGAAGTCTTGAAAGCAAGTG GTCAGGATTGCTCTTCACGTTGGGGGACCCTTCGTGATCGCTTTGTCCGCGAGTTAAAGGCGGATTCTAGTGGATTACCCTCTGGCTCTGGTGCAATGCCAAGAAGGGGATGGCCACTTAAGGAGGCAATGATGTGGTTGCAGCCATTTATCAGGGCTCGGAA GACCTTTGGCAACTGCAGGGACCCTATTAACTCCCCTCTGCTCACTCTTTCTGATTCCCCAGAACTACCACCTTCTCCTAAACCCTCTTTACCTCTTTCTTCACCCACTTCATTCGAGCTTACAGAATCTTCTAGTCCCTCATCTGCTTCCTTAACCATCCCTGTCTCCGCACCATCACCTGATACTATTTCAATTGGCTCCCCTTCCCCTGAACATACACCTCAgtctttttctccctcccccgATACCTTTAGTTTGAGGAAAAGGAAGCAGGGAGCTGACTTGGAGACTGCACTTGTCAGCAGCCTCTCAGGATTTTCTAAGTACCTCTCCGAGAAGAAGGCGAAAAAGGATGAGGAAGACGAGAATGACTTGTTTTGCCGTAGCCTTTTGAGCAATTTAAGAAGGCTTTCGAGCAAGCAGCAGAATCAGGCTAAAAGAAAACTTCTGGAAGTTAGAAAAGTTAGTCTGAGAAaacattcacattattattttcaaatggatacaATGTACCTTGCTGTGTTAACATTCATCTgtaaaatgaaacgaaaagcaatgctacactag